The nucleotide window GTCAAATACCGCAGCTAATCCTGATCGGGGATCTTTCTGTTTCCTCGCGCTCTAAAATGTGAGAACGAAGAAGTTGGGATGGGTGAAGCTCGTGGAGGTCTGCGACGGCTGGACCTTTCCTACAGGTCCAGACTCCAGAGCGGTTATAGCACAGAACCGATGGCCAGCCTCAATAGAACGTTCCTTATGAATTATGGCCCAGGTGGAACCGTCAAAACGCTCCAATACTGTCGTCTCCATCTACTGTTCTCCAGGCTTTCTCAGGGTCTGTGtggttttctttggactttagCTGCTTTCCCACACATTTCTGTACCAGAACGTTCTCAGACGGATGTTTGCTTTGGTTTTTAAGCCCTAAACTCTTATCTATTAACCTTTGAAGCACAAAAAGTTCCCTTAAACTCAAGGCGTGATCCAGTGTTGTATCAAAATGGGCAACTTGGGATTCTAAAGCTGATATTTAGAGACCAACACCAAGTCACACTTTGTTCTTTTGCAGTTAGGGACCCAGAACACGGGATTTAGGAAGATGCTTCCTACGGAGCTTCTGGCAGAAAACCGATTTTTGCTTAAAGACGGTCAGATACTGTCCATCATCTGCCGGTTTGCAGTGTCCGAAaataacttcctgattcactgGCCAAGCATATAATTTACTTCTAATTGACTCCTGCTAAATATCCCGCTatgtaattagcctgagctaaccgctagctgttagcaaacGTCACGTAGCTGCTGTGGTTCTCGCTTCACATGTGTGTTTGTTGTCATACgagctgaaagcagaggaacatatAGAAGCATCCACCCAAATATTGACTGAAAAACGCGACTTATTTGgtgccatgtggcagctagccctcttaATTTACTCGCCAAACAGAAAATTTACTCTCTTTGGCGTTTGGCGAGTGTTAACTTCCGTTTGCTATTTCTGCCGTGTCAGCAAAACAAGTAAATTTATTCAGGAACCGGGTCAGAGATCTGGTGACCCGTTTAACTCCGTTCTGCTGTAGACGTTTAgacctaaaagaaaaaaaaaaaagccgtttTTGTCCTGGACAGAATTACGTCGCCGTTGGGTAAAAGGACGGCagcagaaaagcagcagaaagccTGAAGAAGTGTGGATCAGGACCGCTTGAGAAGACCAGAACGTCTGGTTGGTTGGAAAGAAAGTGAGCGATGGAGATCCGGACGTCCACGACTTTAAAAGATGCAGCAGTTCTTTTTACTGATGAAGGCAATTAAGTTCATTATGGAGGCTTGGCAACGACTACAGAACAATCTGCTAACTGCACCCGGCTAAAAACCTTTTGACTTGACCTTTAACCCCCTCTGTTAGATGCCGTTTCATTTAGTAAAaactttaaggctttttttttttacatcttacaTCCATAAAAGAgcagaaaatgataaaaagaaGTGAGTAAGACACTAAAGGAACGTTCCGCCGTCTGAAGACTCAATGTTCTCCTGTCTGTGGCGGCAGTTTTAAGAATCAACACGTTTCTGGAGCCCAAACCAGAATCTGGGTTCTGGAAGCTTCTGTGCCGATGTTTGGTCCaacaaaaagaataataaaaaaaataaaaacccatcaGATTATAAAACCCCACcactaataatattaatatttctgCCATGAACTCTGAAGCTCCTGGAAGACGATCAACCAGACGTCTGGACCGAGAGGTTCTGGAGGACCGGCAATTATCTGCATCATGGCAATAAATACTAaatcagcagaagaagaaacccACCATTAATTCAAATAATACAAAGACTTAATTTGTCCGAAACTGGTGTTCAGGCGGCAGAACTGGCTTATAAAGGGGAGATAAAGGTTCTAATAGCGACCCGGCAGCACCAGTCTGAGCTCAGCCTGAACTCGGTCCATCTAAACGACAACAGGAGGTCCAGTCGAGGCGTCTCTGCCGGCAGACCCAGCAGATCCAGATCAGCCGCAGGGCTCGGACACGACGGGCCTCCTCCTTACCGGGCGTGACGGGTCGACGGGTCGGGCCAGGCGCCGGCTCGGTTCTCCTCAGCTCTCGTCGTCGGGGTTCTGCTGCTCCAGCAGGCGGACGTGGGTGAAGGGGAAGTGGCCTTGCTTGCCCTTGCACTCGCCCTCCCACTGGCCGTTCACGTTGATCTTGGTCACTTTCACCATGTCCCCCACCTGATGGAGACAAAAGCCAGACGTGTGGGTCAGAACCGGTACCCTGATGTGGTTCTGTACGGCCCGCAGAGATCGGACCGACGCTGCAGCAGCTGTTCTGCGGTTATTATTAACCAGCCTAAGGTTCAAACTTTATTTCAGGGACTTTGGAGTTTTCTGTGGCACCGTgtggaaaacagcagaaaacaggGAGACTCAGAAAATAAACCTCCTTTAAAGTAGCCCGCTTTTTGTAGGAAACGACGTATAAACTGCTGTAAATGAGTAAATAACTTAGGGTTAagggctgggtgataaatttattttattccttaaCTCCAACTTGCAACTCTAGAAGATTTAATTTTGGAAAaccaagtttttttgttttgtttttaccaatgTACTCTCCTGGGCTTTCATGAAACTTTTCACTATCAGTCCTAGAAGGGGAATTGTTTCAGTAAAAGCAGCAAagttgaatatatgtttaggaaaatatattgttgaAATACTCCAAACTTTACCCTGAGACGAGGcactttcatttattcatttacttttttttttgttggtgtgaagcctgttcttagattacaactagcagcaaacattttgtcttttattttaattatttactatGACGGgaccgccatcttgttttataagcaCGTTTTAAAGCACGTTTCGTAATAAGTTgaactttgaattcaggtcgaCTCCCAGATGAGATTATTGAAATAAACCTacgttttaaatataatttcagCAATTTTATGACACAAAAGTGAAGAAAATCGATTAatcatattcagtaaaaaaataaataaaaaaattatgttatttttaagccataatTTCCTAGCCCAATTTAGGGATCGACTGTTTTCTCCTTTATCGATCTAGAAATATTTTTGGTGTTTATTCttagcagcaacaacaggaTTTGAGTCCCTGTCCTTGAAAACATGGGTTACATTTAGCAAAGTTTGATGTATTTCATTCATTTGGGTGAACCCAGGTCTGCCTTTGAGTTAACGTCACTAGATATACCGGATTGTTCGGAATATAAGTCGCAACAGACAAAAAATGCgacataaagaggaaaaaaaaaaacatgcatcgGACTATATGCATTTATCTAGAAATGTATTTCActagactaaaaactgacatttaatctggtaaatcaacttattaaattacacagctgcacctcaacaggctgaataacatgAAACAGACTcgacctcccaggtatgtttcaCATTATACCACCTGTTGAGGATGCTGCTGTGTAATTGGATAAATTGGTTTACCAGAATAAATGTGAATTTTTAGTCTTGGGATTGTatgaaattaatttctaaataaatgtgtattgtCCTGTGCAACATatgtttcttttcctctttatgacatATTTTTAGAATGATGGAACTTGTATTCTGAAGCgatttatagtaaaaaaaaatgctatgtGGTCGTATTTACAGCTAAGTTAAACGAAGCTGGGTTATTAAAACTCTCTTATGGGTCAGGAAACAAAGTCTCCTCCTGCTGCGGCCGGCAGGGAACCAGTCtaagggccacaaatggcccccgaaCCTCACGTTGGACACCCTAAGCGTTCAGCCTCAGTCGGTGGTGGAGCACGGTGGGTCTGTGACGGCAGCGCTTTGGAGAGCTCAGTAAAAGATTTAAATCCTGCAGCGAATGAACGCAGATAAACGCCGTTTATCGTTAACTATGCTAATCGAGCTAATCATGCTAACATAAGATGTTAAAGAACACTTGAAACAGGCCAATTCTGCAGGTTTCCATGTTTCTGTGCTTTCACAGGATGTTTAACAGGTGAAACATCTTGTGACACTTTAGGTTTTGAAACGTGTGAAACCAAACAGGAGCAGTTAGAATGTGAGGGAGCTATAATCTGTCGTTTTAAGGCCATTTATTCAGAGGGAGGCAGCTCTGTAGCTTTAAACGCTTCGTTTTATCCAACTAGAAACAGGTTATTGTGGGACGAACAGGCGGCTGCTTTTTCacaaagtcagaaaaaaaagaaaaaaaaaaacattttgcatttagaGAAACCGAATCGGTATAAATCAGCGTAAATGAACCAGGCATGGACCCTCTGGTCTGAGCATATGTGGACGAGGCGCCTGGTACGGTAATTCCAGGTCAGCAGGACCGTTTCTGCTCTAGAGACGGTGTTAATTGGTTAATTAGTGACTTTTATGCATGGAAAGACGGTTAAAACCAAAGCAAAGGAGGAtgaatatgacccaaaaagcaGCGAATGGCAAACGGCCCCACAGATAACGAGCTTAATGGAGGCCTGTTTTATTCCAGCGAGCAGTCGGCTTTGTTCCACTAAAACAGCCTGACATTGATAAATGAACCAAGGGCCCACAGTGTGCTCATAATGGCAgactgtggggggggggggacctctCCCTACAGAACCGCCCCTGTGAATGGAGCCGTGTGCCGAGCTGCTGGTGAAGGGCGCCTGTGTCAGCGAGCGGCGGGGGGCTCCTACCTCCAGCGCCAGCGCCGTCTTGTCGTAGGCGTTGGGCACCCTCTTCTGGGTGACCCGGGCGAACACCGGGCCCTGCTGCAGGTTGGGCAGCTGGCTGTTGACCACGGGCTGAGCGTACGGACCCGGGTCCCCCAGAAGGTGGCCCTGTGTGGCCCCTGTCCCGTCGGGGCCGGCGCCTCCGGAGACGGCGGCGGGGCCCGAGCCGTCGGCGGCGGGCGAGGCGGGCCGGTACTTCTCCACGTAGGGAACGGGGATCATGCCGACCCGGCCCTCCTGGTTGGAGGCGCTCCACCACTGGTCCTCGGGCTTCTCCAGGACGCGCAGGACGTCCCCCGCTCTGAAGGGCAGGTCCTCCTCGTCGTTCCCGGGGAAGTCGAAGAGCGCCCGGACGAACTCGGCCTCCTTGGGCTGCGGGGGGGCGCCGGGAGAGGGCGAGCCGGTGGGCCCGCTGTTCTTGGCCTTAGCGACGGGCTCTATGAGCGTCGTGGTGTCCAGATAGTGGATCTTATAGAACTCTAGCAAAGCCGGCAAGGCCTCGAACTCCTGGTCCCCGATCCGGAACAGAGAAGGCGCCGaacctgagagagagagaggaggagaaaacGATCAGATCCTCAGCAGAACCGCCGataaaaccagaaccaggcatCTGCTGCTGGTAAACAGCTGGAAACGTCACATCTGGACGAGGTTCTAGGGCTgagcgatatggattaaaaaataaatctcagattttatcataccaaatccgattaatcgattttttcctcctttttgtttcataaaaaataaataaagaaattattttaaaaccttgttttttatgtcaagcattatcagggagttgacctgaattcaaagtgcaactaaaaacaagctgtgaaacatgcttgaaaaacaagatggcagccgtgccattataaacaatgaaaatataacaaaacatttgctgctagtggtattacacattgagctaagaacaggcttcactgcacttgtgaacttcgaactaagttaaaaaaaaaagtaaataagtaaatgaagtacctcgtattatggtaaaaaaaagtttccacttaacaatattttgacaatatatttgcctaaacatatattcagcatcacatgctgttctcttcatggaaacccaatgagtgtattggcaaaataaaatccagattttccaaaaatcaaatcttaaagaattgtaaattcaaattaatcgattaaatcgatttatcgcccagccctacgaGGTTCAGGTGTAAAATCAGGGCCAGGCATCCAGCAGGGAGGTGGGTGATACGAATGTTACGTTTTAGCATTATATTTTTCAAACCTATTGTGACACCAATAAGCAACAATATGTTTGTGACTGAAGGAAAAAGccccacaaacacaaaaaacaggCTGTGAGGCAacgcagcgcctcagtcaaccGTTCCCCACAAATGtctgtgatggacggttgtgctggaactgtaatttcgattacaatgcaaattgtggttgacaataaagattgattgaaaACGTATTTTTAGTGACGGAACGGCAACtgctttaaatcttttttttcttttttttttcccatcagaACCAACAGAGGAGAATGctaaaaataacaatcctgactagggctgaacgattttgaaaaataatctaattgcgatttttttttcttaatattgcgatttaatgcgatttttctcccagtttaatttatcatgtctttttaaacatatacaaacaacaaatcaatttgtttcctctccatgtggattagttgctaaaagccccgcagcatctaaactcagagcagaaattattgcgttctgcctacaatatatttcaatcaaaattgcaattttgacttttctctgcgttaaccacaagtaacaaaaatggcctctaaataaacacgtttgtaaacaaggactattttaaatatgaacttttaatgattctattaatcagaatattattcaagaaaacagcttttagtttaattagacatcaatccttgttgaacataaagtgcaaccaacaagcaagtctctgtattaaactgattgacctgtacttaatgctatgtatgattatataaactctaaaacaagtaataaagttagattatctcactgctgcaactgtcttcccttccatgtggaggcaaacccactttaaacattttaccaacatctAAAGGACacgtctaattcactaattgttacatagccaaaaattgcaaaGCTCtacgatttggaaattgcgggGTTTTTTGCGGTTGTGTCGTATTTCCAACGCCGTTAAATTCTTCTCTGCGCTTTTGAAGAATTACGTCAgtgtttgctgcagagctgccaAACCAGGTCGCAGACTTCCAGCTAACCAAATCcgctgtttattacagccagcagactacaaaaatggTCGATCGGGGTGGATCGACCCCGCCCCCTCTGCTACCTGGAGGGGGCGGGATTTGAAGTGCAGCTCTCAGATTTAAAGCGACGGCACCAAAAGGAGTTGCTCTGAGGCGCAGCTCAGATCAGGGGCAAAAAGGGGAgcgtgggggtaaattaacaaggaactcagaccaaagctttgcagttccaTCTTGATTAGACCACAAGTGAAAGATTTCAacgtgaaaaggaaggatttaaaaagcaggatatgttccctttaaatagtttttctatgtagaggaaaacaaaacatctggagaacatttccaaaaTGTGTTCTCCTGAATGAATCCTCGTAACAAAGACTGTGAGAGAACATCGAGCTTCAACGTTCACGTCAACCAGCATATCAGAGTTTACAGAAAATTAATTACGGGTTcttctgatttaaaggaaccttTAAGCAGGTTCTAGATATGCATTAGAGCCACAGTTCTGtgttaaaaagtttttattggtctgataatattctaatcttgcATGTTGGGCTTTTAAATCAGCAGAAAATCATCCTGATTAACAGAAATATTGGTTTAAAAACACCAGTTTGTAAttaatctgatttttttcacagattaatTACAAACTGGTGTTTTTGAGccattatttctgttaatcaGGATGATTGAGAATATTATTGGAAATGAACTTTCCAataatattcttattttatgaGTCTTTAGCCATGAAGTCATACACACCGCACTTTAGGAACAGGTTATCTAAGGTTCCTGGTTTAGTTTTATCACTTTATGAAGAACGGGAGctaaaaagctgcagcaacagaaCCGAGCCCAGCAGAACTCCCGGTTCGGGTGGTTCCGCGGGTCCCCGGACCGGAACCACGGCAGCGTGAGCAGCCATGAGGCGGACGGATCGCATTCCTGGAACGCCAATCTGTCCGGTCATGTCC belongs to Fundulus heteroclitus isolate FHET01 chromosome 11, MU-UCD_Fhet_4.1, whole genome shotgun sequence and includes:
- the LOC105929017 gene encoding adapter molecule crk, translated to MAGNFDASDRASWYWGRLSRQEAVSLLQGQRHGVFLVRDSITIPGDYVLSVSENSKVSHYIINDMSPARQPGPGSAPSLFRIGDQEFEALPALLEFYKIHYLDTTTLIEPVAKAKNSGPTGSPSPGAPPQPKEAEFVRALFDFPGNDEEDLPFRAGDVLRVLEKPEDQWWSASNQEGRVGMIPVPYVEKYRPASPAADGSGPAAVSGGAGPDGTGATQGHLLGDPGPYAQPVVNSQLPNLQQGPVFARVTQKRVPNAYDKTALALEVGDMVKVTKINVNGQWEGECKGKQGHFPFTHVRLLEQQNPDDES